Within the Epinephelus lanceolatus isolate andai-2023 chromosome 22, ASM4190304v1, whole genome shotgun sequence genome, the region CAGGGGTGGAGtacaatgaaaataagacaGATTGGAATACAAATGAGCCAAATGACAAGGAAAAACCTGAGAACTGTGTGCGGATGAAGAATAAAGAATGGAGTGATGCCCCCTGTACTAAAAATCAGGAATTTGTCTGCTATGATGGTGAGAATATTTGGCTCATACTTTGATTATGTGTATCTGGAGCATATCATCCTGTCTAACAATAGTTTGTTGGGGTTTTTAAATGTAGACATATCCCTCCTCTTTTTATTTGGAATTAAGTAGAAACTTGGTCGAtaaggttaaaataaataaatatatatatatatatatatatatatcttatgtataacttgtatttatttattacatttctctgagccatttatttttcagtaacgTTACTAAATAAATTCTAATCAAGTGTAGGCCTACTGGTATTCATCTTATCTATTTTgccacacacacttaaaaatctgaatctgcagtgGAATCATGTTAATCTATCTCACATTATAGTTTCACCTGTTTTACATAAGAAAGTAGGATCGTTATGAGAcgaaaaaagtgtttttcttaaGTTTGTCTGTTTATCCCACAGAAAGGAAGCAATCCAACAAGACATTCCATCTGATTGAAGAAGAGATGAGCTGGCCACAGGCTCAGAGCTACTGCAGAGAACATCACACTGACCTGGTCAGTGGAGACCAACAGTTAGAGGACAACGAATTCAAGAGAGAGTATAAGTCAAACGAGTATGAGTGCGTGTGGATCGGCCTGTTCAGAGACTCCTGGAGGTGGTCAGATGGGAGCAATCACTCTTTCAGATACTGGGATCTGGAGTTATTCAGAGATGAAGACAGCAGTAAGAAATGTGCTGTGACTCTGCTGGATGGAAAATGGAGCTCCGACGAGTGTGAAGAAACAAAACCCTTCTTCTGCTATGGTGGTGAGTTTTGCAAGAGTCTGTCTAacagtatttgttttgtgtcctttttggtctttttgtgtttctgtagggtcagttgtgttttattggtggttttgtgtctctttgaagtcattatGTGTCTTTTATTGgtgcttttgtgtctctttgaggtcattatgtgtctctttgaggtcattatGTGCCTGTTagtggtagttttgtgtctctttgaagtcattttgtgttctttttggtctttttgtgtctctttgaggtcattatgtgtctctttgaggtcattatGTGCCTGTTagtggtagttttgtgtctctttgaagtcattttgtgtcctttttggtctttttgtgtctctttgaggtcattatGTGCCTGTTAGTGGtaatttagtgtctctttgaggtcattttgtgtcttttattggTGGTATTGTGTctatttgaagtcattttgtgttctttttgtgtctctttggggtcatttgtGTCTGTTATTGGTCGTTTTGAATGAATTTGAGGCTAGTCCATGTCTCTTTTTTtggtctctttgtgtcttttttattgatggttttgtgtccttttcgttcattttgtgtgtctttgaggtcattttatgtctttggTCGTTATGTTTGTCACTGATTTTAATCATgggggtcattttgtgactctttgtggttgctttgcaTATCTTTTCGGGATCTTTTTGAGACTCTGCCCCAGTAGGTGCATGTTAAttagagtgacattttgcaggtgaagaccAGGGGGGGCCCTGACACTTGTCCAGTCAGCCCTTTTCATTAATCCACCCACACCTCTACTATGATCCTGTGTTTTTCTCCATTTCTTCCATGACAGATAAAGTGATCCTGATCAAAGAGAACAAGACCTGGGAGGAAGCCTTGAATTACTGCAGAGAGAAACACTGTGACCTGGTCTCCATCACCAACCATGACCAGCAGAGATGGGTCCAAGAGAAAGCCAAGAAGGCTGACACTACCCACGTCTGGCTGGGACTGCGCTACACCTGCGTTATGGATTTGTGGTTCTGGGTCAATGACAATGTGGTCTGCTACCAGAAGTgggcctcagaaaaaaagactgagaGCTGTGACAGGGCTGCAGCCATGAGCAGAGAGGAAGGACATGAGTGGTATGAAAAGGCTGATAATGACACATTCAATTTCATCTGCACTGTAAAGTAAGTTTCCCAGGTCAGTGGTTGAAAGCAGCAGAAAGATTcttaacaacaaaacataatgACAAAATAGTTTTTTGTCACGCCATCTCCTTTTAAAAGGCAAAGTTAATGTAGGGAAAGATCATACTTTGGAAATGACTTGGTTAAGGTGTATCTTTTATTCtactttgttgtgtgtgtgtgtgtgtgtgtgtgtgttagcataTTAATTAATTGAATGACAATATACTGTAGCAAGTATACGAATCACAGCTTTGGGAAGGTAGAACCAAAAACAGACTTGTTAACTGCAGATTAGACCTTTAAATGACCTTCTTGGTCATAAGGAGCGGACAGACATCAGCAGTCCAAAACAAGCAGTGGTCATTTGTTATTCGATGAGGATGTTGTCATATTTTTCTCTTAAAGTGTGGGCTTTTTATGCGTCTCTTGAGGTTGTATTTTGCACCCTATCAGTgtaaagaggaaaaagaggagacaCCCCAGGTAAGAAGAGTaaatttttttaacatatagATGTCACCTTAAAACTTTCTCAGgtcttttaatgttttacattaaggcttttttttgttgcattaaAAGTTTTCCGAAATTtgatgtttaaatatgcaaatgaggcattatTTAAATAGATATGCACTGTTTTGCATACAGAACAAAAATCTGAACACTGGATAAAACCAGGTCTAAAATTCATGTTTCATTT harbors:
- the LOC144459710 gene encoding C-type mannose receptor 2-like, whose amino-acid sequence is MQWGLIVLVLMGQCSFFMCHLHEYHFVNQTKTWTEAQQYCREHHTDLATVSNMTDMERLRDSAQNHSGAWIGLSNHTDANRTWHWSLPGVEYNENKTDWNTNEPNDKEKPENCVRMKNKEWSDAPCTKNQEFVCYDERKQSNKTFHLIEEEMSWPQAQSYCREHHTDLVSGDQQLEDNEFKREYKSNEYECVWIGLFRDSWRWSDGSNHSFRYWDLELFRDEDSSKKCAVTLLDGKWSSDECEETKPFFCYGDKVILIKENKTWEEALNYCREKHCDLVSITNHDQQRWVQEKAKKADTTHVWLGLRYTCVMDLWFWVNDNVVCYQKWASEKKTESCDRAAAMSREEGHEWYEKADNDTFNFICTVK